A single Anopheles maculipalpis chromosome 3RL, idAnoMacuDA_375_x, whole genome shotgun sequence DNA region contains:
- the LOC126560942 gene encoding uncharacterized protein LOC126560942: MVVAHQRTASHFWQELLLKLLLLSPYLGDAFPFNTEAPQSFANCNQPPLDVHPKDCCHLPSLIDEDLLRNCKNLYGGEPLQRTLIYERGKCFVECALNATGTLVNGVLDQAKILNVIVTATQNDPPVMQLFQGSTLQCIQSVTSIVPEQPPASGCNKLGVDFVGCVNIRNFLNCPQHIWSDNAQCNSLKQFILQCPQPF, from the exons ATGGTAGTGGCACATCAACGGACAGCCTCCCATTTTTGGCAGGAGTTACTGTTGAAGCTACTGTTGCTATCACCGTACCTTGGCGACGCATTTCCTTTCAACACCGAGGCACCGCAGTCATTCGCGAACTGCAATCAACCACCACTGGATGTG CACCCGAAAGACTGCTGCCATTTACCATCGCTAATCGATGAGGATCTACTGCGAAATTGCAAGAATCTGTACGGTGGAGAACCGCTCCAGCGGACGCTTATATACGAACGTGGCAAG TGTTTCGTAGAGTGTGCACTGAACGCTACGGGGACACTGGTGAACGGTGTGTTGGATCAGGCGAAAATATTAAACGTCATCGTCACAGCCACACAAAACGACCCACCGGTGATGCAGCTGTTCCAAGGAAGCACACTGCAATGCATACAAAGCGTTACAAGCATTGTTCCCGAGCAGCCTCCCGCTAGCGGATGTAATAAGCTTGGTGTAGACTTTGTTGGATGTGTCAACATTCGAAACTTTTTG AACTGCCCACAACACATCTGGAGCGATAATGCGCAGTGCAACAGCTTAAAACAATTCATCCTACAATGTCCGCAACCGTTCTAG
- the LOC126563509 gene encoding neogenin, protein MKHFGGAAPMQHLAGSGCNNSATPSSSSPSPSNADSNGRCSGNRCRRHRSSISSSMARWNLIVCMATLFSLMFTKCYASQALEFTVEPSDVTVPEGNSVMLQCAGSADRKVLQDGKIAPNIRWRGPDGQDIGIVGDTFRSQLTNGSLYISSVESNRGLTGFYHCLLSVDGIGTIVSRSARVSIADLPDINQESHEIYLYAGQTAYFKCMSSLLPYSVESRYHTEWLKDDLPLRMDLTRMLLLPSGALEIDEVVPADRGTYQCNVTAGTFSRLSSKSNLNIKSTAGQPQSFAPPAFVIVPQPQTVREGDTVILDCAANGNPKPTIRWLRNGEDIDMNDLDSRFRIMGTGSLQINSIQDTDAGDYQCRASNTEDSLDASATVQVQVPPKFILSPEDKVAYEKEELELACSIHGKPTPVIQWLKNGDLITPSEYMQIVGGHNLKIFGLIGSDAGMFQCIGTNPAGSVQAAARLEIIEPGLPKRHKGKKFQQTQSKTKSYEKSPLLLQSDPKLSKSVLDSLVSRTKERPNVSRQQFQYNEYTDDDYADHDRMLDSDHEDDDDEDDDEEEEGKIYPLRPNEDLNKLYQSLTGSKSREDGEVGHFSNQKSPINAVTRKYSKSYVDGSGKLAAPLPGPPRALQAQIVQSRFITLSWLEPAKNPDEVISYSVYYRMHTSDRERKMTTNSRDEQEINIQSLQPGKNYHFRVVGNSNHGPGESSETLEVRTLSEENIAGAPQNLRGYAITEKDIHLQWDPPVVTNGLITKYRVYYAETDNGAEMYSDTTTTEVIINELRPYTKYTMYVVPFNQAGMGDPSHEIDVKTYSSTPSEPPANVTLEQTSSTVAIRWEPPPLEDRNGQITGYKIKYRKNKKPLQVETTPANVRYYILKDLDKMSAYQVKIAAMTVNGTGPFTEWHHTETYANDLDESQVPGQPAWIKTRPGADNITVMWGPPVHQEIKVRSYILGWGKGIPDEDTAEIEERIRQFEITNLEPNSEYVISLRARNAVGDGAPKYDTLRTREDAPIEAPTPLEVPVGLRAIPMSGTSIVVYWTDTTLSKSQHVSDNRYYVVRYSQNGSNRYRYHNTTVLSSMIGDLRPNTQYEFAVKVVKGHRQSAWSMSVLNATQQASPVSPPRDLQVTFDPRNPLTAILSWLSPRHVSGTIAGYQVLYTTDTSKRDRDWNIESTTGEHTAAEIINLEPHTTYYFKVQTRHSKGLGPFSAMVSMKTGAEVDSSGNLTLRKSISSELLYVIYGFAVMAVFTIIFLLIIKCRNKIPEGTPEHAKKSYQKNNAGIIKPPDLWIHHDQMELKNMDKGGNHSTTPGSVDGGASSSGTMTLPRSVGGHDYDSETPITHVTNSLDKRSYVPGYNGNTTSLSSTMERPQYPRTQYSTAARPHIAMDQQTLSQQNLLQQPPQLPPANPLAQTPENPYTYDSSYSPNVTYAQGIAIDAPKRGQGHPLRSFSVPAPPASTPGKHGTPTPAVTIRPQNSSPYKKPSLSSGSLTNRLQTGPVVAHSNDEIQRLAPSTSTEELNQEMANLEGLMKDLSAITANEFEC, encoded by the exons CGCTCGAATTTACGGTAGAACCCTCGGATGTAACCGTACCGGAAGGTAACTCGGTAATGCTGCAGTGTGCCGGCAGTGCAGACAGGAAAGTGTTGCAGGATGGCAAAATTGCACCCAACATTCGGTGGCGTGGTCCGGACGGGCAAGACATTGGCATTGTGGGTGACACGTTCCGGTCGCAGCTGACCAACGGTTCGCTGTACATTAGCTCGGTGGAAAGTAACCGTGGACTGACCGGGTTTTATCACTGTCTGCTGAGTGTGGACGGTATCGGTACGATCGTTAGCAGATCGGCACGTGTCTCGATTGCAG ATCTACCGGACATAAATCAGGAATCACACGAAATCTATCTGTACGCCGGTCAAACGGCGTACTTCAAGTGTATGTCCAGCTTGCTGCCTTACAGCGTCGAATCGCGCTATCACACCGAATGGCTAAAGGACGATCTACCTCTGCGTATGGATTTGACGCgcatgctgctgcttcccTCGGGTGCGCTTGAAATTGATGAAGTTGTACCTGCGGACCGTGGCACATATCAGTGCAACGTGACCGCAGGCACCTTCTCACGGTTGAGCAGCAAATCGAATCTTAACATTAAGTCTACCGCCGGGCAGCCCCAAAGTTTCGCTCCACCTGCGTTCGTGATCGTTCCTCAGCCGCAGACAGTGCGCGAGGGCGACACCGTCATACTGGACTGTGCTGCAAACGGTAACCCGAAGCCAACGATTCGATGGCTACGAAATGGGGAAGACATCGACATGAACGATCTGGACTCGAGATTCCGCATCATGGGTACGGGATCGTTGCAGATCAACTCGATACAGGACACGGATGCGGGCGACTACCAATGTCGGGCGAGCAACACGGAGGATTCGCTGGATGCTTCCGCCACGGTGCAGGTGCAAGTTCCGCCGAAGTTCATCCTCAGTCCAGAGGATAAAGTCGCGTACGAGAAGGAAGAGCTAGAGTTAGCGTGCTCCATTCACGGCAAACCGACGCCCGTTATCCAGTGGTTGAAGAATGGTGACTTGATAACACCGAGCGAGTACATGCAGATTGTTGGAGG ACACAACTTGAAAATTTTCGGACTGATCGGTTCAGACGCCGGCATGTTCCAGTGCATCGGAACGAACCCGGCTGGAAGTGTGCAGGCAGCAGCTCGTCTGGAAATAATCGAACCAG GTCTTCCGAAACGACACAAGGGCAAAAAGTTTCAGCAGACACAATCGAAAACGAAATCATACGAAAAATCACCACTCCTGCTGCAGTCCGATCCGAAACTCTCGAAATCGGTGCTGGATAGCTTGGTGTCGCGGACGAAAGAACGACCGAACGTTAGCCGACAGCAGTTCCAGTACAACGAATATACTGACGATGACTATGCCGATCACGACCGCATGCTTGACAGTGACCAtgaggatgacgatgacgaggacgatgacgaggaggaggagggcaAAATCTATCCGCTACGACCAAACGAGGACCTGAACAAACTCTACCAATCGTTGACCGGTTCGAAGTCTCGGGAGGATGGTGAGGTTGGCCATTTCTCTAATCAGAAGTCTCCCATTAACGCTGTTACGCGGAAATACTCGAAATCGTACGTAGATGGAAGTGGGAAGCTGGCTGCACCCTTGCCAGGACCGCCCCGTGCCCTCCAGGCTCAGATAGTGCAGTCGCGCTTCATTACGCTGAGCTGGCTGGAACCGGCGAAGAATCCTGATGAAGTTATCTCCTATTCGGTCTATTATCGGATGCATACGAGTGATAG AGAACGCAAAATGACAACGAATTCACGCGATGAGCaggaaataaatattcaatcgCTGCAACCTGGCAAAAACTATCACTTCCGTGTGGTGGGCAACAGCAATCATGGTCCGGGCGAGTCTTCGGAAACTCTCGAAGTGCGAACATTGTCCGAGGAGAATATTGCGGGTGCACCGCAAAATCTGCGTGGATATGCGATTACTGAAAAAGATATCCACCTACAGTGGGATCCGCCAGTCGTGACGAACGGGTTGATCACGAAATATCGCGTTTACTACGCCGAAACTGACAACGGTGCAGAGATGTACTCCGATACGACCACCACGGAGGTTATTATCAACGAGTTGCGTCCCTACACGAAGTATACCATGTACGTGGTACCCTTCAATCAGGCAGGAATGGGCGATCCGTCACACGAGATAGACGTCAAAACGTACTCATCTACACCATCAGAACCACCGGCAAATGTGACGCTAGAACAGACAAGCTCTACCGTAGCAATTCGCTGGGAACCACCACCGTTGGAGGATCGCAATGGACAGATAACGGGGTACAAAATAAAGTAtcggaagaacaaaaaaccgcTGCAGGTGGAGACTACTCCGGCCAACGTGCGTTACTACATACTGAAGGATCTGGACAAAATGTCCGCATATCAGGTGAAGATTGCTGCGATGACGGTGAACGGTACTGGACCGTTTACTGAATGGCATCACACGGAAACCTATGCGAACGATCTGGATGAATCACAAGTTCCTGGACAACCGGCTTGGATAAAGA CCCGACCTGGAGCGGACAATATAACGGTAATGTGGGGACCACCGGTACATCAAGAAATTAAAGTTCGCAGCTACATCCTTGGCTGGGGGAAAGGTATCCCTGACGAAGATACGGCTGAAATTGAGGAGCGAATACGGCAGTTTGAAATCACCAATCTCGAGCCCAACAGCGAGTACGTTATTTCTTTGCGAGCTCGTAACGCAGTTGGAGATGGAGCACCAAAGTACGATACGCTGCGTACCCGTGAAGATGCTCCAATTGAAGCTCCAACGCCGTTAGAAGTTCCGGTCGGTCTACGCGCTATTCCTATGTCGGGAACATCGATCGTAGTGTACTGGACGGACACGACGCTCAGCAAAAGTCAGCATGTGTCGGACAATCGATACTATGTTGTCCGGTACAGTCAAAATGGTTCGAACCGTTACCGGTATCACAACACGACCGTTCTGAGCAGTATGATTGGTGATTTGCGACCCAACACACAGTACGAGTTTGCGGTAAAGGTAGTCAAAGGACATCGCCAATCGGCCTGGTCTATGTCGGTGTTAAACGCCACCCAGCAAGCTTCACCCGTTTCACCACCGCGTGACTTGCAGGTCACTTTTGATCCACGCAATCCGCTCACTGCTATACTGAGCTGGCTTTCGCCGCGGCATGTTAGTGGAACGATTGCGGGCTATCAAGTGCTTTACACAACTGACACTAGCAAGCGCGATCGTGATTGGAACATTGAATCCACAACCGGAGAGCACACGGCGGCGGAGATTATAAACCTTGAACCTCACACGACCTACTACTTCAAGGTGCAAACACGCCACTCAAAGGGTTTGGGTCCGTTTTCGGCGATGGTTTCTATGAAAACAGGTGCTGAGGTTGATTCCAGTGGGAACCTTACGCTGAGGAAATCGATCTCCTCCGAACTGCTGTACGTTATTTACGGATTCGCAGTGATGGCGGTGTTTACgatcatttttcttctgatCATCAAGTGCCGTAACAAGATCCCCGAAGGTACACCGGAGCACGCGAAAAAAAGCTATCAGAAGAATAATGCGGGAATCATTAAGCCGCCCGATCTGTGGATTCATCACGATCAGATGGAGCTGAAGAATATGGACAAGGGTGGTAATCACAGTACGACGCCCGGCTCGGTCGATGGTGGTGCGTCCAGCAGTGGTACGATGACGCTACCACGGTCGGTCGGTGGACACGATTACGATAGCGAAACACCAATCACGCACGTTACTAACTCGCTCGACAAGCGTAGCTATGTGCCTGGGTATAATG GAAACACAACGTCCCTTAGCTCGACCATGGAACGACCGCAGTATCCGAGGACGCAGTACAGCACAGCAGCTCGACCACATATAGCGATGGATCAGCAAACGCTTTCACAGCAGAATCTTCTCCAACAGCCTCCACAATTGCCGCCAGCAAATCCACTCGCTCAGACACCCGAAAACCCGTACACATACGACAGTAGTTATAG cCCAAATGTAACCTACGCCCAAGGTATAGCGATAGATGCCCCGAAACGAGGGCAAGGACACCCGTTGCGAAGTTTCAGCGTACCTGCACCGCCCGCATCCACACCGGGCAAGCATGGCA CACCAACGCCAGCAGTCACGATACGCCCGCAAAATTCATCGCCCTACAAAAAACCTTCGCTCTCGTCCGGTTCGCTAACGAATCGACTACAAACTGGACCGGTCGTGGCACACTCGAACGACGAAATCCAGCGACTGGCACCGTCCACCTCGACCGAGGAGCTCAACCAGGAGATGGCCAATCTCGAGGGCCTGATGAAGGATCTGAGTGCAATCACGGCGAACGAGTTTGAGTGCTAG
- the LOC126563191 gene encoding uncharacterized protein LOC126563191, translated as MSSMKGTVLLYALLAGSLWLVAADPDCENLRERRDEMSRCCEVEKIIPLTDAGDCAPAADDASEPHEKSMCMLECKLTSLGVMNGDEIVQEKAFEYADRVQDDWKDTAKRVVSTCVETAKAVKNKMAEQGRPMKCSPVGGFFAMCLMKETFFQCPPDKWQNTSFCNKVKNGECYPKRD; from the exons ATGAGTTCGATGAAGGGTACAGTGCTTCTTTATGCCCTGCTTGCTGGCAGTTTG TGGCTCGTTGCGGCCGATCCGGACTGTGAGAATTTAAGGGAAAGG CGTGATGAAATGAGCAGGTGCTGTGAGGTCGAAAAAATCATCCCACTAACTGATGCTGGTGATTGTGCACCCGCCGCAGATGATGCCTCCGAACCGCATGAGAAGTCGATG TGTATGCTCGAGTGTAAGCTAACGTCACTGGGCGTGATGAACGGTGACGAGATCGTGCAGGAAAAAGCATTCGAGTATGCTGATCGTGTCCAAGACGATTGGAAAGATACGGCGAAGAGAGTCGTCAGCACGTGTGTGGAAACGGCAAAGGCGGTAAAAAATAAGATGGCGGAGCAGGGGCGCCCTATGAAATGTTCACCTGTTGGTGGATTTTTCGCCATGTGCCTCATGAAAGAAACCTTCTTCCAGTGTCCGCCAGACAAGTGGCAGAata CATCTTTCTGCAACAAAGTCAAGAACGGTGAATGTTACCCAAAACGTGATTAA
- the LOC126560944 gene encoding uncharacterized protein LOC126560944: protein MRTFDDQFLYERALSTMWASLVRSSCALALLSVASTAANSEELLRGKENCLRHDDFPSPNECCSKPQWINRYAVRRCRYIHAEVDGSRYERGSCEARCGLFKINITMTDRIQRVRIFRPRLQTRGIDQGWINVVLKALSYCKPKVTQLQGRRAPADEEMEQCEIAEDIFGDCVQAQMFMHCPRTTWIESRSCEMMRELLAAGCPYKTLGEVVVLNDEGYVRDDRVLDDEYDRPYRGGRTERPRYDYDDDGYDRRTQYDQSSGGSYLRRTEGNRGTSYGNTEQGVVV, encoded by the exons ATGCGCACGTTTGACGATCAGTTTTTGTACGAACGAGCATTGAGCACCATGTGGGCGAGCTTGGTTAGATCTTCCTGTGCATTGGCGTTGCTTTCGGTGGCATCCACTGCCGCCAACAGTGAGGAGCTGCTGCGGGGCAAGGAAAACTGTCTACGGCACGATGACTTCCCAAGCCCCAACGAGTGCTGCTCCAAACCGCAGTGGATCAATCGGTACGCGGTACGGCGCTGTCGGTACATTCATGCCGAGGTTGATGGAAGCCGATACGAACGAGGGTCG TGTGAAGCACGATGCGGTCTGTTCAAGATCAACATCACTATGACCGATCGCATTCAGCGGGTGCGCATCTTCCGCCCGAGGCTGCAAACGCGCGGAATAGATCAGGGCTGGATAAATGTCGTGCTGAAAGCGCTGAGCTACTGCAAACCGAAGGTAACGCAGCTGCAAGGACGCCGTGCACCAGCCGACGAAGAAATGGAGCAGTGCGAAATAGCTGAAGACATCTTTGGGGATTGTGTCCAGGCGCAAATGTTTATG CATTGTCCCCGAACGACGTGGATTGAGTCTAGGTCCTGTGAGATGATGCGTGAGCTGCTGGCTGCAGGTTGCCCCTACAAAACGTTGGGTGAGGTAGTTGTGCTGAACGACGAAGGATACGTTCGAGACGATCGAGTGCTGGATGATGAATACGATCGTCCGTATCGCGGTGGACGAACGGAACGTCCACGGTACGATTACGATGACGATGGGTATGACCGACGAACTCAGTACGATCAGAGCAGTGGTGGCAGCTATCTTAGACGGACTGAAGGAAACCGTGGAACTAGCTATGGCAATACAGAACAAGGTGTTGTAGTTTAG
- the LOC126561934 gene encoding probable cytochrome P450 301a1, mitochondrial, producing MNHTRQRLIRELTVTVGRTHPRLTLQLQRHRQQFVRCTSTDRPIRHTHSTASCPHLVEALNDTETVAQSTTASSARNTIRLEDARPYSEVPGPKPLPILGNTWRVFPIIGQYKISDVAMISFLLHRDYGRIVRLGGLIGRPDLLFVYDCDEIEKVYRNEGPTPFRPSMPSLVKYKSELRKDFFGDLPGVVGVHGEPWREFRSRVQKPVLQLSTVRRYVSPLEQVTEEFIDRCQQLLDDRKELPDDFDNEIHKWSLECIGLVALDTRLGCLEPNLDPKSEPQQIINAAKYALRNVATLELKAPYWRYFPTPVWYKYVNNMDYFVKICMKYIKNATQRMKLNEGRALDGEPSLLERVIKSENDEKLAVVMALDLILVGIDTISMAVCSILYQLATRPAEQQKLYEELKRLIPDPKTPLTIQLLDQAHYLKAFIKEVLRVYSTVIGNGRTLQEDTVICGYRIPKGVQCVFPNLVLGTMEEYVSDAQRFKPERWLKPAHGGSGDQLHPFASLPYGYGARMCLGRRFADLEMQILLAKLLRSFKLEYHHKPLNYEVTFMYAPEGALKFKMTPRED from the exons ATGAACCACACCCGGCAACGATTAATACGTGAGCTGACTGTGACGGTGGGACGGACCCATCCAAGGTTAACGTTGCAGCTTCAGCGACACCGACAGCAATTTGTTCGCTGCACCAGCACAGACCGACCGATCCGTCACACACACTCGACGGCTTCCTGTCCGCACCTGGTGGAGGCACTGAACGATACCGAAACGGTCGCTCAGTCAACGACGGCCAGCAGCGCACGCAACACAATCCGGCTGGAAGATGCACGACCGTACTCGGAAGTTCCCGGGCCAAAACCGTTGCCAATACTGGGCAACACATGGCG AGTTTTCCCCATTATCGGCCAGTACAAGATATCGGATGTGGCAATGATATCGTTCCTGCTGCACCGCGATTATGGCCGTATCGTACGCCTCGGAGGATTGATCGGTCGTCCGGATCTGCTGTTCGTCTACGACTGTGACGAAATCGAGAAG GTGTATCGCAATGAAGGCCCAACGCCGTTCCGACCATCGATGCCGAGCCTGGTGAAGTACAAGAGTGAGCTGAGGAAAGACTTTTTCGGCGATCTTCCCGGTGTTGTTGGAGT CCACGGTGAACCATGGCGTGAGTTTCGTTCACGCGTCCAAAAACCGGTCCTTCAGCTGTCCACCGTCCGCCGGTACGTGTCTCCTCTCGAGCAGGTGACAGAGGAGTTCATCGACCGGTGTCAACAGTTGCTAGACGATCGCAAAGAGCTGCCGGACGATTTCGACAACGAGATCCACAAATGGTCACTGGAGTGTATCGGTCTAGTTGCGCTCGATACCCGGCTCGGGTGTCTGGAACCGAACCTGGACCCGAAATCGGAACCGCAGCAGATCATCAATGCGGCCAAGTATGCGCTACGGAATGTGGCTACACTCGAGCTGAAGGCACCGTACTGGCGCTACTTCCCAACGCCCGTCTGGTATAAGTATGTCAACAACATGGATTACTTCGTCAA AATCTGCATGAAGTACATCAAAAATGCCACCCAGAGGATGAAGCTGAACGAGGGACGTGCTCTGGACGGTGAGCCCTCGCTGCTGGAGCGTGTCATCAAGAGTGAGAATGATGAGAAGCTTGCCGTGGTAATGGCGCTGGATCTAATTCTCGTTGGCATTGACACG ATATCCATGGCAGTCTGTTCGATCCTGTACCAGCTTGCGACACGTCCTGCCGAACAGCAAAAACTTTACGAAGAGCTGAAGCGGCTCATTCCGGACCCGAAGACTCCGCTCACAATTCAGCTGCTCGATCAAGCCCACTACCTGAAGGCATTTATCAAGGAGGTGCTACGGGTGTACAGTACCGTCATCGGGAATGGTCGTACCCTGCAAGAGGACACCGTCATCTGTGGCTACCGGATTCCTAAAGGA GTGCAATGCGTATTTCCGAACCTAGTCCTTGGCACGATGGAAGAGTACGTGTCCGATGCGCAGCGGTTCAAACCGGAACGTTGGCTTAAACCCGCCCACGGTGGTTCCGGTGATCAGCTTCATCCGTTCGCATCGCTCCCGTACGGTTACGGTGCGCGCATGTGTCTCGGGCGACGGTTTGCCGATTTGGAGATGCAAATATTGCTAGCAAAGCTGCTACGTTCGTTCAAGCTCGAGTACCACCATAAACCGTTGAACTACGAGGTGACGTTTATGTACGCGCCTGAGGGTGCGTTGAAGTTCAAGATGACACCGCGAGAGGATTAG
- the LOC126560943 gene encoding uncharacterized protein LOC126560943 — MLNRFTCFLTIFLLVICYQTLQTNADECIDMNVYANEVVDCCKHEPFCDRETNDKCAMKLSAERAENTTIFTVCFIDCAYREMGFLVEDYKVDVPRYIKFLEWFDKGYQNAAGNAFTHCATLQESIRRDVEPLQLKCSAFALLFNVCVMELTMQNCPGDRWMKGELCDKVKKGCAFDCVYRAMGFLEGQYEIIGEKINARQAVYDETYQKVFANAVDYCVATKDKMVQDAEMLQTACSSFAVKFHACIILKVMQNCPADRWDASPLCEQIQKGAPLCTS; from the exons ATGCTCAATCGTTTTACTTGTTTCTTGACCATCTTTCTCCTGGTGATTTGTTATCAAACACTACAAACAAACGCCGATGAATGCATCGATATGAATGTGTAT GCAAATGAAGTAGTCGATTGCTGCAAGCACGAACCCTTCTGTGACAGGGAAACGAACGATAAGTGCGCTATGAAGCTAAGCGCTGAGAGGGCAGAGAACACCACTATTTTCACAGTG TGTTTTATCGATTGCGCTTACCGCGAGATGGGCTTTCTAGTGGAAGATTATAAAGTTGATGTGCCAAGGTACATCAAATTCCTAGAGTGGTTCGATAAGGGCTATCAAAATGCAGCCGGAAATGCCTTCACACATTGTGCGACCCTACAGGAGTCCATTCGGCGCGATGTCGAGCCACTACAGCTCAAATGTAGTGCGTTTGCGCTGCTGTTTAATGTGTGCGTTATGGAGCTGACGATGCAAAACTGTCCCGGTGATCGATGGATGAAGGGTGAGCTCTGCGATAAGGTTAAGAAGGGC TGTGCCTTTGATTGTGTTTACCGAGCGATGGGTTTCCTGGAAGGACAATACGAGATCATTGGTGAAAAAATCAACGCTCGTCAGGCCGTGTACGATGAAACTTATCAGAAAGTATTCGCGAATGCCGTTGACTATTGTGTGGCAACGAAAGATAAGATGGTGCAGGACGCAGAAATGTTGCAAACTGCGTGCAGTTCGTTTGCGGTAAAGTTCCACGCCTGCATCATATTGAAGGTGATGCAAAACTGTCCGGCCGATCGGTGGGATGCTAGTCCGTTGTGTGAGCAGATCCAGAAAGGTGCTCCACTGTGTACGAGTTAA
- the LOC126563190 gene encoding uncharacterized protein LOC126563190: protein MHLTAFGRVVLLVIIAHIQVFAIIDFNFDDDPKSDAQICCMIEHSFPQEPFPECYEQHTNSSTDNEALMCIHQCYYEAIGMFANGDQVQLDKYIKYKDGLDAEHQQSFSYALRVCGQVRLVLMKHFEANAEKPRCSPIPYFYNRCLLEVDIVNCPSDRWMNSTLCDLFVSKMKEKYGKGVQAKST, encoded by the exons ATGCATCTAACTGCCTTTGGGCGTGTAGTTTTGCTAGTGATCATTGCGCACATTCAG GTTTTCGCAATTATAGACTTTAATTTTGATGATGATCCc AAATCAGACGCACAAATATGCTGCATGATCGAACATTCGTTTCCACAGGAACCGTTCCCCGAATGTTATGAGCAGCACACAAATTCCAGCACAGACAATGAAGCGCTCATG TGCATTCACCAGTGTTATTACGAAGCGATCGGAATGTTTGCCAACGGTGATCAGGTTCAGTTGGACAAGTATATCAAGTACAAGGATGGCCTTGATGCGGAACACCAACAATCTTTTTCCTACGCGCTAAGGGTTTGTGGACAGGTGAGGCTCGTGCTGATGAAACATTTTGAGGCGAATGCGGAAAAACCACGATGCAGTCCGATCCCGTACTTTTACAACCGATGCTTGCTGGAAGTTGATATAGTGAACTGTCCAAGCGATCGGTGGATGAATT CTACCTTGTGCGATCTGTTTGTGtcgaaaatgaaggaaaagtaTGGGAAGGGCGTACAGGCTAAATCGACATAA